A single genomic interval of Thermodesulfobacteriota bacterium harbors:
- a CDS encoding PEP-CTERM sorting domain-containing protein, producing MPRRPALPLFALVFALALAAAPARAASIVNGNFATGDLTGWSLDTDGAGPPDLTLYSDFGVEAVGGGNVARIEADYFETPGDWLSTPFNQVWFANTLYQGLDLSAGPGLDLYLSFEWELGGEAAVTDEVFLVGLNDGSGSLYGADGTLGLLLEATAYGSGSFSALLDYATFANASGWSLDFQLGLTGFDAYGSYARIGNVTLEARGGTEPPVAPIPEPGTLLLLGSGLAALVGVRRRQS from the coding sequence ATGCCACGACGGCCCGCCCTTCCCCTCTTTGCTCTCGTCTTTGCACTGGCCCTGGCGGCCGCTCCGGCCCGAGCTGCCTCCATCGTCAACGGAAACTTTGCCACCGGTGACCTCACCGGCTGGAGCCTCGACACCGACGGCGCCGGCCCGCCCGACCTCACGCTCTACTCGGACTTCGGCGTGGAGGCGGTGGGCGGCGGCAATGTCGCGCGGATCGAGGCCGACTACTTCGAGACCCCCGGGGATTGGCTGAGCACCCCGTTCAACCAGGTCTGGTTCGCCAACACCCTCTACCAGGGCCTCGACCTCAGCGCCGGCCCCGGCCTCGACCTGTACCTGAGCTTCGAGTGGGAGCTCGGCGGCGAAGCGGCCGTCACCGACGAGGTCTTCCTGGTGGGCCTGAACGACGGTTCCGGCAGCCTCTACGGCGCCGACGGCACCCTCGGCCTCCTGCTCGAAGCCACCGCGTACGGCAGCGGCTCCTTCAGCGCCCTGCTGGACTACGCCACCTTCGCCAATGCCTCTGGCTGGAGCCTCGACTTCCAGCTCGGGCTCACGGGCTTCGACGCCTACGGCTCCTACGCTCGGATCGGCAACGTCACCCTCGAGGCCCGGGGCGGCACCGAGCCCCCGGTCGCGCCCATCCCCGAGCCCGGGACCCTGCTCCTCCTCGGCAGCGGCCTCGCCGCCCTGGTCGGCGTGCGCAGAAGACAGTCGTAG
- a CDS encoding DUF2283 domain-containing protein, giving the protein MTYFEKEDILHVCISEDHEASSVELGPNITAELNEKGELIGIEIVDAASYVRDAILESVQAKVLHLAEPRAESGSS; this is encoded by the coding sequence ATGACCTACTTCGAGAAAGAAGACATCCTCCACGTGTGCATCTCTGAAGACCATGAGGCGTCGAGCGTAGAGCTAGGTCCGAACATAACCGCAGAGCTAAACGAAAAGGGCGAGCTGATCGGCATTGAGATCGTGGATGCCGCGAGCTACGTCAGAGACGCCATACTCGAGTCCGTCCAAGCGAAGGTTCTCCATCTTGCGGAACCCAGAGCCGAATCCGGGTCTTCATAG